One window of Papaver somniferum cultivar HN1 chromosome 9, ASM357369v1, whole genome shotgun sequence genomic DNA carries:
- the LOC113310833 gene encoding small nuclear ribonucleoprotein-associated protein B'-like, whose product MSMSKSSKMLQYINYRMRVTIQDGRQLVGKFMAFDRHMNLVLGDCEEFRKLPPVKGKKNEEREERRTLGLLLLRGEEVVSMTVEGPPPPEESRAKAAGAAAMVGPGLGRAAGRGIPTAPLVQAQPGLSGPVRGVGGPAPGMMQPQINRPPQLSAPPMNYPPVIRPPGYPGQPPQQMQRGPPPPMQGQFPGRPGGPPPQFGMPPPQYGQRPMVPPPGMMRGPPPPPRPGMQGPPRPGMPPPPGGAIPVFGPPRPGMPPPPPNQQQQNQQQ is encoded by the coding sequence ATGTCGATGTCGAAGAGTTCAAAGATGCTTCAGTATATCAACTACAGAATGAGAGTAACAATCCAAGATGGTCGTCAACTAGTAGGTAAGTTCATGGCTTTTGATAGACACATGAATCTTGTACTCGGTGATTGTGAAGAGTTTCGTAAGCTTCCACCAGTTAAAGGTAAGAAAaacgaagaaagagaagaaagaagaactttAGGGTTACTTCTTCTTCGCGGTGAAGAAGTTGTTTCAATGACTGTTGAAGGTCCGCCACCACCTGAAGAATCTAGGGCTaaagctgctggtgctgctgctatGGTTGGTCCTGGTTTAGGTCGTGCTGCTGGTCGTGGTATACCTACTGCTCCTCTTGTTCAAGCTCAACCTGGTTTATCTGGACCTGTTCGCGGTGTTGGTGGACCAGCACCTGGTATGATGCAACCTCAGATTAATCGACCACCACAGCTTTCAGCTCCACCTATGAATTACCCACCAGTCATTCGTCCACCTGGATACCCTGGACAACCACCACAACAGATGCAGAGAGGTCCTCCACCACCTATGCAAGGCCAGTTTCCTGGAAGACCTGGTGGTCCTCCACCACAGTTTGGAATGCCTCCACCACAGTATGGACAGAGACCCATGGTTCCTCCTCCTGGCATGATGAgaggaccaccaccaccacctcgtcCTGGAATGCAGGGACCTCCCAGACCTGGAATGCCTCCTCCACCTGGTGGTGCTATTCCTGTTTTCGGCCCCCCACGTCCTGGAATGCCACCACCACCCcctaatcaacaacaacaaaatcagcaGCAATGA